The following coding sequences are from one Haploplasma axanthum window:
- the nrdF gene encoding class 1b ribonucleoside-diphosphate reductase subunit beta, translating into MDNKNKKYDGANWNELEDQFTQFFYEQNLSQFWRPEDISLQSDLNVWNVLSEEIKLAYSKNLLVLTFLDTYQGDIGMPVVSRSIDDKFHQRKAVLNFMAAMENAVHAKSYSNIFMTFLNNDEINDLFVWGETSPILQKIVDLIVRYYRDLDVMNHEKKYETNVDETKFAEVQWKAMVASVFLETWLFYSGFYYPLYYYGQGKLMQAGEIINLILRDESIHGLYIGRLAQDIFEGFTETKKTELEAWMHNLLDKLYEQQGLLTAEIYDPVDLTHDVKIFNRYNCNKALMNLGFDAKFPYEEVNPVVLNGLNTETKTMDNFSMKGNGYQKMKSESLKDEDFIFDEE; encoded by the coding sequence ATGGATAATAAAAATAAAAAATATGATGGTGCTAATTGGAATGAATTAGAAGATCAGTTTACACAGTTCTTTTATGAACAAAACTTAAGTCAGTTTTGGCGTCCAGAAGATATTAGTTTACAATCAGACTTAAACGTATGGAACGTTTTAAGTGAAGAAATTAAACTTGCATATTCTAAGAATTTGTTAGTCCTAACATTCTTAGATACTTACCAAGGTGATATCGGTATGCCAGTTGTTTCACGTTCGATTGATGATAAATTTCATCAAAGAAAAGCTGTTTTAAACTTTATGGCAGCAATGGAAAATGCTGTTCATGCGAAGAGTTATTCAAATATCTTTATGACATTTTTAAACAATGATGAGATTAATGATTTATTTGTTTGGGGAGAAACAAGCCCTATTTTACAAAAAATAGTTGATCTTATCGTGAGATATTACCGTGATTTAGATGTTATGAATCATGAAAAAAAATACGAAACAAATGTTGATGAAACAAAATTTGCCGAAGTACAATGGAAAGCAATGGTTGCTAGTGTATTTTTAGAAACATGGTTATTCTATAGTGGTTTCTACTATCCATTATATTACTACGGTCAAGGAAAACTTATGCAAGCTGGAGAAATTATTAATCTAATTTTAAGAGATGAAAGTATTCACGGTTTATATATTGGAAGACTTGCTCAAGATATTTTTGAAGGTTTTACTGAAACTAAAAAGACTGAACTTGAAGCATGGATGCATAACTTATTAGACAAACTATATGAACAACAAGGTTTATTAACTGCTGAAATATATGATCCAGTTGATTTAACACATGATGTTAAAATATTTAATCGATATAATTGTAATAAAGCATTAATGAATTTAGGCTTTGATGCTAAATTCCCTTATGAAGAAGTTAATCCAGTTGTTTTAAATGGATTGAATACTGAAACAAAAACAATGGATAACTTTTCAATGAAAGGAAATGGCTATCAAAAAATGAAATCTGAATCATTAAAAGACGAAGACTTTATTTTTGACGAGGAGTAA